Proteins encoded by one window of Carassius carassius chromosome 30, fCarCar2.1, whole genome shotgun sequence:
- the LOC132110649 gene encoding cytosolic purine 5'-nucleotidase isoform X1, whose translation MTTSWSDRLQNYADLPANMDGLSVKKFRREVHQSLPQELAHCHPSTRVFVNRSLAMEKIKCFGFDMDYTLAVYKSPEYESLGFDLTVERLVSIGYPQELLNFVYDPAFPTRGLVFDTMYGNLLKVDAYGNILVCAHGFNFLRGPEIRELYPNKFIQRGDTERFYILNTLFNLPETYLFACLVDFFTSCSRYTSCEMGFKDGDLFMSYKSMFQDVRDAVDWVHFKGSLKEKTVENMEKYVVKDAKLPLLLSRMNEVDKVFLVTNSDYKYTDKIMTYLFDFPHGPKAGMPHRPWQSYFDVIVVDARKPVFFGEGTVLRQVDTTTGRLKIGTYTGPLQHGIVYSGGSSDIVCDLLGAKGKEILYIGDHIFGDILKSKKRQGWRTFLVIPELAQELHVWTDKSTLFEELQSLDIFLAELYKHLDSSSNERPDISSLQRRIKKVTHDMDMCYGMMGSLFRSGSRQTLFASQVMRYADLYAASFINLLYYPFSYLFRAAHVLMPHESTVEHTHVDINDIESPMATRNRHSIDFRDRECKRHQLTRSISEINPPHLFPLTPQEITHCHDEDDDEEEEEEEEE comes from the exons CTTACCACAGGAACTGGCCCACTGTCATCCTTCTACGAG AGTTTTTGTCAATAGAAGTTTGGCAATGGAGAAGATCAAATGCTTTGGCTTTGATATGGACTACACTCTAGCAG TGTATAAGTCTCCAGAGTATGAATCTCTTGGCTTTGATCTGACTGTGGAAAGACTGGTTTCCATTGGTTACCCACAAGAGCTGCTAAACTTTGTCTATGACCCTGCTTTTCCCACAAG AGGCTTGGTGTTTGATACGATGTATGGAAACCTGCTGAAAGTAGATGCGTATGGAAACATCCTTGTGTGCGCTCATGGTTTTAACTTCCTGCGTGG tcCAGAGATAAGAGAGCTGTACCCAAACAAGTTCATTCAGCGGGGAGATACAGAGCGATTCTACATCCTCAACACACTTTTCAACCTCCCAG AGACATACCTCTTTGCCTGCCTGGTTGACTTCTTCACTAGTTGCTCCAGATATACAAG TTGTGAGATGGGCTTTAAAGATGGAGATCTTTTCATGTCTTATAAGAGCATGTTTCAGGATGTCAGAGATGCTGTGGATTGGGTCCATTTCAag GGCTCGCTAAAAGAGAAAACCGTTGAAAATATGGAGAAATATGTGGTGAAGGAT GCCAAATTACCGTTGCTTCTAAGCCGAATGAACGAAGTTGACAAAGTGTTCCTTGTTACCAACAGTGACTACAAGTACACAGAT aaaATCATGACATACTTGTTTGATTTTCCACATGGTCCAAAA GCTGGTATGCCTCATCGGCCCTGGCAGTCCTACTTTGACGTTATTGTGGTGGATGCCAGGAAACCAGTGTTCTTCGGAGAGGGCACAGTCCTGAGACAGGTGGACACG ACTACTGGAAGACTGAAGATCGGAACATATACAGGTCCCTTGCAGCATGGCATTGTATATTCTGGTG GTTCCTCAGACATAGTTTGTGACCTTCTAGGAGCAAAAGGAAAGGAGATCTTGTACATCGGTGACCACATCTTTGGAGACATCCTGAAGTCTAAGAAGCGTCAGGGCTGGAGAACGTTCCTGGTGATTCCTGAGCTGGCTCAGGAGCTGCACGTGTGGACCGACAAGAGCA CACTGTTTGAGGAACTCCAGAGTCTGGACATTTTCCTGGCAGAGCTCTATAA GCATTTGGACAGCAGCAGCAATGAGAGACCTGATATCAGCTCACTTCAGAGGAGGATTAAG AAAGTGACCCATGACATGGACATGTGCTATGGAATGATGGGAAGTCTGTTCCGCAGCGGCTCTCGTCAGACTCTCTTTGCCTCTCAAGTGATGCGTTATGCAGACCTATACGCTGCGTCCTTCATCAATCTCCTGTACTACCCTTTCAGCTACCTGTTCAGAGCCGCTCACGTCCTG ATGCCTCATGAGTCCACCGTGGAGCACACTCACGTGGACATCAACGACATAGAGTCGCCCATGGCCACACGCAACCGCCACTCTATCGACTTTAGAGACCGTGAGTGCAAGAGACACCAGCTGACCCGCTCCATAAGCGAAATCAATCCTCCACACCTCTTCCCCCTGACGCCACAGGAGATCACACACTGCCACGATGAGGATGacgatgaggaggaagaggaagaggaggaagaataA
- the LOC132110649 gene encoding cytosolic purine 5'-nucleotidase isoform X2, which produces MTTSWSDRLQNYADLPANMDGLSVKKFRREVHQRVFVNRSLAMEKIKCFGFDMDYTLAVYKSPEYESLGFDLTVERLVSIGYPQELLNFVYDPAFPTRGLVFDTMYGNLLKVDAYGNILVCAHGFNFLRGPEIRELYPNKFIQRGDTERFYILNTLFNLPETYLFACLVDFFTSCSRYTSCEMGFKDGDLFMSYKSMFQDVRDAVDWVHFKGSLKEKTVENMEKYVVKDAKLPLLLSRMNEVDKVFLVTNSDYKYTDKIMTYLFDFPHGPKAGMPHRPWQSYFDVIVVDARKPVFFGEGTVLRQVDTTTGRLKIGTYTGPLQHGIVYSGGSSDIVCDLLGAKGKEILYIGDHIFGDILKSKKRQGWRTFLVIPELAQELHVWTDKSTLFEELQSLDIFLAELYKHLDSSSNERPDISSLQRRIKKVTHDMDMCYGMMGSLFRSGSRQTLFASQVMRYADLYAASFINLLYYPFSYLFRAAHVLMPHESTVEHTHVDINDIESPMATRNRHSIDFRDRECKRHQLTRSISEINPPHLFPLTPQEITHCHDEDDDEEEEEEEEE; this is translated from the exons AGTTTTTGTCAATAGAAGTTTGGCAATGGAGAAGATCAAATGCTTTGGCTTTGATATGGACTACACTCTAGCAG TGTATAAGTCTCCAGAGTATGAATCTCTTGGCTTTGATCTGACTGTGGAAAGACTGGTTTCCATTGGTTACCCACAAGAGCTGCTAAACTTTGTCTATGACCCTGCTTTTCCCACAAG AGGCTTGGTGTTTGATACGATGTATGGAAACCTGCTGAAAGTAGATGCGTATGGAAACATCCTTGTGTGCGCTCATGGTTTTAACTTCCTGCGTGG tcCAGAGATAAGAGAGCTGTACCCAAACAAGTTCATTCAGCGGGGAGATACAGAGCGATTCTACATCCTCAACACACTTTTCAACCTCCCAG AGACATACCTCTTTGCCTGCCTGGTTGACTTCTTCACTAGTTGCTCCAGATATACAAG TTGTGAGATGGGCTTTAAAGATGGAGATCTTTTCATGTCTTATAAGAGCATGTTTCAGGATGTCAGAGATGCTGTGGATTGGGTCCATTTCAag GGCTCGCTAAAAGAGAAAACCGTTGAAAATATGGAGAAATATGTGGTGAAGGAT GCCAAATTACCGTTGCTTCTAAGCCGAATGAACGAAGTTGACAAAGTGTTCCTTGTTACCAACAGTGACTACAAGTACACAGAT aaaATCATGACATACTTGTTTGATTTTCCACATGGTCCAAAA GCTGGTATGCCTCATCGGCCCTGGCAGTCCTACTTTGACGTTATTGTGGTGGATGCCAGGAAACCAGTGTTCTTCGGAGAGGGCACAGTCCTGAGACAGGTGGACACG ACTACTGGAAGACTGAAGATCGGAACATATACAGGTCCCTTGCAGCATGGCATTGTATATTCTGGTG GTTCCTCAGACATAGTTTGTGACCTTCTAGGAGCAAAAGGAAAGGAGATCTTGTACATCGGTGACCACATCTTTGGAGACATCCTGAAGTCTAAGAAGCGTCAGGGCTGGAGAACGTTCCTGGTGATTCCTGAGCTGGCTCAGGAGCTGCACGTGTGGACCGACAAGAGCA CACTGTTTGAGGAACTCCAGAGTCTGGACATTTTCCTGGCAGAGCTCTATAA GCATTTGGACAGCAGCAGCAATGAGAGACCTGATATCAGCTCACTTCAGAGGAGGATTAAG AAAGTGACCCATGACATGGACATGTGCTATGGAATGATGGGAAGTCTGTTCCGCAGCGGCTCTCGTCAGACTCTCTTTGCCTCTCAAGTGATGCGTTATGCAGACCTATACGCTGCGTCCTTCATCAATCTCCTGTACTACCCTTTCAGCTACCTGTTCAGAGCCGCTCACGTCCTG ATGCCTCATGAGTCCACCGTGGAGCACACTCACGTGGACATCAACGACATAGAGTCGCCCATGGCCACACGCAACCGCCACTCTATCGACTTTAGAGACCGTGAGTGCAAGAGACACCAGCTGACCCGCTCCATAAGCGAAATCAATCCTCCACACCTCTTCCCCCTGACGCCACAGGAGATCACACACTGCCACGATGAGGATGacgatgaggaggaagaggaagaggaggaagaataA
- the LOC132110649 gene encoding cytosolic purine 5'-nucleotidase isoform X3, protein MEEMVNKFLCGLDDCILYKSPEYESLGFDLTVERLVSIGYPQELLNFVYDPAFPTRGLVFDTMYGNLLKVDAYGNILVCAHGFNFLRGPEIRELYPNKFIQRGDTERFYILNTLFNLPETYLFACLVDFFTSCSRYTSCEMGFKDGDLFMSYKSMFQDVRDAVDWVHFKGSLKEKTVENMEKYVVKDAKLPLLLSRMNEVDKVFLVTNSDYKYTDKIMTYLFDFPHGPKAGMPHRPWQSYFDVIVVDARKPVFFGEGTVLRQVDTTTGRLKIGTYTGPLQHGIVYSGGSSDIVCDLLGAKGKEILYIGDHIFGDILKSKKRQGWRTFLVIPELAQELHVWTDKSTLFEELQSLDIFLAELYKHLDSSSNERPDISSLQRRIKKVTHDMDMCYGMMGSLFRSGSRQTLFASQVMRYADLYAASFINLLYYPFSYLFRAAHVLMPHESTVEHTHVDINDIESPMATRNRHSIDFRDRECKRHQLTRSISEINPPHLFPLTPQEITHCHDEDDDEEEEEEEEE, encoded by the exons ATGGAGGAAATGGTTAACAAGTTCCTTTGTGGTTTAGACGATTGCATTT TGTATAAGTCTCCAGAGTATGAATCTCTTGGCTTTGATCTGACTGTGGAAAGACTGGTTTCCATTGGTTACCCACAAGAGCTGCTAAACTTTGTCTATGACCCTGCTTTTCCCACAAG AGGCTTGGTGTTTGATACGATGTATGGAAACCTGCTGAAAGTAGATGCGTATGGAAACATCCTTGTGTGCGCTCATGGTTTTAACTTCCTGCGTGG tcCAGAGATAAGAGAGCTGTACCCAAACAAGTTCATTCAGCGGGGAGATACAGAGCGATTCTACATCCTCAACACACTTTTCAACCTCCCAG AGACATACCTCTTTGCCTGCCTGGTTGACTTCTTCACTAGTTGCTCCAGATATACAAG TTGTGAGATGGGCTTTAAAGATGGAGATCTTTTCATGTCTTATAAGAGCATGTTTCAGGATGTCAGAGATGCTGTGGATTGGGTCCATTTCAag GGCTCGCTAAAAGAGAAAACCGTTGAAAATATGGAGAAATATGTGGTGAAGGAT GCCAAATTACCGTTGCTTCTAAGCCGAATGAACGAAGTTGACAAAGTGTTCCTTGTTACCAACAGTGACTACAAGTACACAGAT aaaATCATGACATACTTGTTTGATTTTCCACATGGTCCAAAA GCTGGTATGCCTCATCGGCCCTGGCAGTCCTACTTTGACGTTATTGTGGTGGATGCCAGGAAACCAGTGTTCTTCGGAGAGGGCACAGTCCTGAGACAGGTGGACACG ACTACTGGAAGACTGAAGATCGGAACATATACAGGTCCCTTGCAGCATGGCATTGTATATTCTGGTG GTTCCTCAGACATAGTTTGTGACCTTCTAGGAGCAAAAGGAAAGGAGATCTTGTACATCGGTGACCACATCTTTGGAGACATCCTGAAGTCTAAGAAGCGTCAGGGCTGGAGAACGTTCCTGGTGATTCCTGAGCTGGCTCAGGAGCTGCACGTGTGGACCGACAAGAGCA CACTGTTTGAGGAACTCCAGAGTCTGGACATTTTCCTGGCAGAGCTCTATAA GCATTTGGACAGCAGCAGCAATGAGAGACCTGATATCAGCTCACTTCAGAGGAGGATTAAG AAAGTGACCCATGACATGGACATGTGCTATGGAATGATGGGAAGTCTGTTCCGCAGCGGCTCTCGTCAGACTCTCTTTGCCTCTCAAGTGATGCGTTATGCAGACCTATACGCTGCGTCCTTCATCAATCTCCTGTACTACCCTTTCAGCTACCTGTTCAGAGCCGCTCACGTCCTG ATGCCTCATGAGTCCACCGTGGAGCACACTCACGTGGACATCAACGACATAGAGTCGCCCATGGCCACACGCAACCGCCACTCTATCGACTTTAGAGACCGTGAGTGCAAGAGACACCAGCTGACCCGCTCCATAAGCGAAATCAATCCTCCACACCTCTTCCCCCTGACGCCACAGGAGATCACACACTGCCACGATGAGGATGacgatgaggaggaagaggaagaggaggaagaataA
- the LOC132110651 gene encoding metal transporter CNNM2-like isoform X1: MAEQWTAVPTSNMAALNRARSLTVIFLIVSSCLISSIDGKDAPEETVIIGLRLEDTDEVSFMDRGFLRVSERSRVRLRVYGQNINNETWSKLAFTEHSISSAHVESTSPGDAPATHPCGIRSSDIIILPNVEVNRKTSGIIELEVKPLRKTEKSKVYYLCIAAITPGAQDSWSENTWVYHEGLDTKVIVVEEKKFLLPFWLQVIFIAMLLCLSGMFSGLNLGLMALDPMELRIIQNCGTEKEKNYAKRIEPVRSQGNYLLCSLLLGNVLVNTTLTILLDDIAGSGLIAVVVSTIGIVIFGEIVPQAICSRHGLAVGANTILLTKFFMILTFPASYPVSKLLDHVLGQEIGTVYNREKLLEMLRVTDPYNDLVKEELNIIQGALELRTKTVEDVMTPLQDCFMIGADTILDFNTMSEIMESGYTRIPVYAGERCHIVDLLLVKDLAFVDPDDCTPLKTITKFYSHPLHFVFNDTKLDAMLEEFKKGKSHLAIVQRVNNEGEGDPFYEVLGIVTLEDVIEEIIKSEILDETDLYTDNKTKKRIAHRERKQDFSAFKPTDNELRVKISPQLLLAALRFLATEVESFSTAQMSEKILLRLLKHPNVIQELKYDDKNKKMSEHYLFHRNKPVDYFILILQGKVEVEAGKEGMKFEAGAFSYYGVLALTSSPVPLSLSRTFVVSRAESLAGSPENKSPPRVFGLNHSDSLNRSDRMEVVTPTLGSSNNQLNSFLQVYVPDYSMRAASDLLYIKVSRQQYQNALMASRMDKTPQSTDSEFTKIELTFTEHQDGPLDESATLLTTITHKPNHNDGAI; this comes from the exons ATGGCAGAGCAATGGACCGCAGTGCCCACTTCTAATATGGCGGCGCTGAACCGGGCTAGATCATTGACTGTTATATTCTTAATTGTCAGCAGTTGTCTGATCAGTAGCATTGATGGCAAGGACGCGCCAGAAGAGACTGTCATCATTGGCCTCCGGCTCGAGGACACCGACGAGGTGTCGTTTATGGACAGAGGCTTTTTGCGCGTCAGCGAGCGCTCTCGTGTCAGGCTGAGGGTCTATGGGCAAAACATCAACAACGAGACGTGGTCCAAACTCGCCTTCACGGAACACAGCATCAGCAGCGCACATGTGGAGAGCACGAGCCCCGGAGACGCACCTGCCACACATCCCTGCGGCATCCGATCCTCCGATATCATCATCCTTCCCAACGTGGAGGTTAACAGAAAGACATCTGGGATTATTGAATTAGAGGTGAAACCTTTGCGGAAAACAGAGAAGAGTAAAGTGTATTACCTGTGCATCGCCGCCATCACACCTGGCGCGCAGGACTCGTGGTCCGAGAACACCTGGGTTTATCACGAGGGGCTTGACACTAAAGTGATCGTGGTGGAGGAAAAAAAGTTCCTGCTGCCTTTCTGGCTGCAGGTGATCTTTATTGCCATGTTGTTGTGTTTGTCCGGCATGTTCAGCGGGCTGAATCTAGGACTGATGGCGCTGGATCCCATGGAGCTCCGGATTATCCAAAACTGCGGGACAGAGAAGGAGAAGAATTACGCGAAGAGAATCGAGCCAGTCCGAAGCCAAGGAAACTACCTTCTCTGCTCTTTGCTCCTGGGAAATGTTTTGGTCAATACCACTTTGACTATTCTGCTCGATGACATCGCTGGATCAGGGCTGATTGCTGTAGTGGTGTCTACTATAGGAATTGTGATTTTTGGAGAGATCGTGCCACAAGCCATCTGCTCCAGGCATGGGCTCGCCGTGGGCGCAAACACTATACTCCTGACTAAATTTTTCATGATCCTCACTTTCCCTGCATCATATCCCGTCAGTAAACTCCTGGACCACGTGCTGGGGCAGGAGATCGGCACTGTGTACAACAGAGAGAAGCTTCTGGAGATGCTCAGGGTGACAGATCCGTATAATGACCTGGTCAAAGAGGAGCTCAACATCATCCAGGGAGCTCTGGAGCTCAGGACTAAAACTGTGGAGGATGTCATGACGCCTTTGCAAGACTGTTTCATGATTGGTGCTGATACCATCCTTGACTTCAACACCATGTCTGAGATCATGGAGAGCGGCTACACACGTATACCTGTGTATGCGGGTGAAAGATGTCATATTGTGGACTTGCTGTTAGTCAAGGACTTGGCCTTTGTGGATCCAGATGACTGTACGCCATTGAAAACCATCACCAAGTTCTATAGCCACCCTCTGCATTTTGTCTTCAATGATACAAAGCTGGATGCCATGCTCGAGGAGTTTAAAAAGG GTAAATCCCATCTGGCCATTGTCCAAAGAGTGAATAACGAAGGAGAGGGAGACCCGTTCTATGAAGTCCTGGGCATCGTCACGCTAGAGGACGTCATTGAGGAAATAATCAAATCTGAGATTCTAGATGAGACAGACTTGTACA CTGACAACAAGACAAAAAAGAGGATAGCTCACAGAGAGAGGAAACAGGACTTCTCCGCTTTCAAACCCACAGATAATGAGTTGAGGGTCAAAATATCACCGCAGCTTCTTCTAGCCGCACTGCGTTTCCTGGCAACTG AAGTGGAATCTTTTAGTACGGCTCAGATGTCAGAGAAAATCCTCCTGCGCTTGCTGAAACATCCTAACGTCATCCAGGAACTCAAATATGACGACAAGAACAAGAAGATGTCAGAGCACTACCTCTTTCACCGCAACAAGCCTGTGGACTACTTCATCCTCATCTTGCAG GGTAAGGTGGAGGTTGAGGCTGGAAAGGAGGGGATGAAGTTTGAAGCTGGTGCCTTCTCTTATTATGGAGTGCTGGCTTTAACCTCCTCACCAG TTCCTCTCTCCTTGTCTCGAACATTTGTGGTGAGCAGGGCAGAATCACTGGCAGGATCTCCAG AAAATAAGTCACCTCCACGAGTGTTCGGACTCAACCACTCGGACTCCCTGAACAGGAGTGACCGGATGGAGGTGGTCACTCCCACACTGGGCAGCAGCAACAACCAGCTCAACTCCTTCCTGCAGGTCTACGTGCCAGACTACTCCATGAGAGCCGCCTCTGACCTGCTCTACATCAAG GTGTCCCGCCAGCAATATCAGAACGCCCTGATGGCATCTCGCATGGACAAGACGCCCCAGTCCACAGACAGCGAGTTCACCAAGATCGAGTTGACCTTCACAGAGCATCAGGATGGACCACTGGACGAGTCGGCCACTCTTTTGACCACCATCACACACAAACCCAACCACAACGACGGGGCTATTTAA
- the LOC132110651 gene encoding metal transporter CNNM2-like isoform X2, giving the protein MAEQWTAVPTSNMAALNRARSLTVIFLIVSSCLISSIDGKDAPEETVIIGLRLEDTDEVSFMDRGFLRVSERSRVRLRVYGQNINNETWSKLAFTEHSISSAHVESTSPGDAPATHPCGIRSSDIIILPNVEVNRKTSGIIELEVKPLRKTEKSKVYYLCIAAITPGAQDSWSENTWVYHEGLDTKVIVVEEKKFLLPFWLQVIFIAMLLCLSGMFSGLNLGLMALDPMELRIIQNCGTEKEKNYAKRIEPVRSQGNYLLCSLLLGNVLVNTTLTILLDDIAGSGLIAVVVSTIGIVIFGEIVPQAICSRHGLAVGANTILLTKFFMILTFPASYPVSKLLDHVLGQEIGTVYNREKLLEMLRVTDPYNDLVKEELNIIQGALELRTKTVEDVMTPLQDCFMIGADTILDFNTMSEIMESGYTRIPVYAGERCHIVDLLLVKDLAFVDPDDCTPLKTITKFYSHPLHFVFNDTKLDAMLEEFKKGKSHLAIVQRVNNEGEGDPFYEVLGIVTLEDVIEEIIKSEILDETDLYTDNKTKKRIAHRERKQDFSAFKPTDNELRVKISPQLLLAALRFLATEVESFSTAQMSEKILLRLLKHPNVIQELKYDDKNKKMSEHYLFHRNKPVDYFILILQGKVEVEAGKEGMKFEAGAFSYYGVLALTSSPENKSPPRVFGLNHSDSLNRSDRMEVVTPTLGSSNNQLNSFLQVYVPDYSMRAASDLLYIKVSRQQYQNALMASRMDKTPQSTDSEFTKIELTFTEHQDGPLDESATLLTTITHKPNHNDGAI; this is encoded by the exons ATGGCAGAGCAATGGACCGCAGTGCCCACTTCTAATATGGCGGCGCTGAACCGGGCTAGATCATTGACTGTTATATTCTTAATTGTCAGCAGTTGTCTGATCAGTAGCATTGATGGCAAGGACGCGCCAGAAGAGACTGTCATCATTGGCCTCCGGCTCGAGGACACCGACGAGGTGTCGTTTATGGACAGAGGCTTTTTGCGCGTCAGCGAGCGCTCTCGTGTCAGGCTGAGGGTCTATGGGCAAAACATCAACAACGAGACGTGGTCCAAACTCGCCTTCACGGAACACAGCATCAGCAGCGCACATGTGGAGAGCACGAGCCCCGGAGACGCACCTGCCACACATCCCTGCGGCATCCGATCCTCCGATATCATCATCCTTCCCAACGTGGAGGTTAACAGAAAGACATCTGGGATTATTGAATTAGAGGTGAAACCTTTGCGGAAAACAGAGAAGAGTAAAGTGTATTACCTGTGCATCGCCGCCATCACACCTGGCGCGCAGGACTCGTGGTCCGAGAACACCTGGGTTTATCACGAGGGGCTTGACACTAAAGTGATCGTGGTGGAGGAAAAAAAGTTCCTGCTGCCTTTCTGGCTGCAGGTGATCTTTATTGCCATGTTGTTGTGTTTGTCCGGCATGTTCAGCGGGCTGAATCTAGGACTGATGGCGCTGGATCCCATGGAGCTCCGGATTATCCAAAACTGCGGGACAGAGAAGGAGAAGAATTACGCGAAGAGAATCGAGCCAGTCCGAAGCCAAGGAAACTACCTTCTCTGCTCTTTGCTCCTGGGAAATGTTTTGGTCAATACCACTTTGACTATTCTGCTCGATGACATCGCTGGATCAGGGCTGATTGCTGTAGTGGTGTCTACTATAGGAATTGTGATTTTTGGAGAGATCGTGCCACAAGCCATCTGCTCCAGGCATGGGCTCGCCGTGGGCGCAAACACTATACTCCTGACTAAATTTTTCATGATCCTCACTTTCCCTGCATCATATCCCGTCAGTAAACTCCTGGACCACGTGCTGGGGCAGGAGATCGGCACTGTGTACAACAGAGAGAAGCTTCTGGAGATGCTCAGGGTGACAGATCCGTATAATGACCTGGTCAAAGAGGAGCTCAACATCATCCAGGGAGCTCTGGAGCTCAGGACTAAAACTGTGGAGGATGTCATGACGCCTTTGCAAGACTGTTTCATGATTGGTGCTGATACCATCCTTGACTTCAACACCATGTCTGAGATCATGGAGAGCGGCTACACACGTATACCTGTGTATGCGGGTGAAAGATGTCATATTGTGGACTTGCTGTTAGTCAAGGACTTGGCCTTTGTGGATCCAGATGACTGTACGCCATTGAAAACCATCACCAAGTTCTATAGCCACCCTCTGCATTTTGTCTTCAATGATACAAAGCTGGATGCCATGCTCGAGGAGTTTAAAAAGG GTAAATCCCATCTGGCCATTGTCCAAAGAGTGAATAACGAAGGAGAGGGAGACCCGTTCTATGAAGTCCTGGGCATCGTCACGCTAGAGGACGTCATTGAGGAAATAATCAAATCTGAGATTCTAGATGAGACAGACTTGTACA CTGACAACAAGACAAAAAAGAGGATAGCTCACAGAGAGAGGAAACAGGACTTCTCCGCTTTCAAACCCACAGATAATGAGTTGAGGGTCAAAATATCACCGCAGCTTCTTCTAGCCGCACTGCGTTTCCTGGCAACTG AAGTGGAATCTTTTAGTACGGCTCAGATGTCAGAGAAAATCCTCCTGCGCTTGCTGAAACATCCTAACGTCATCCAGGAACTCAAATATGACGACAAGAACAAGAAGATGTCAGAGCACTACCTCTTTCACCGCAACAAGCCTGTGGACTACTTCATCCTCATCTTGCAG GGTAAGGTGGAGGTTGAGGCTGGAAAGGAGGGGATGAAGTTTGAAGCTGGTGCCTTCTCTTATTATGGAGTGCTGGCTTTAACCTCCTCACCAG AAAATAAGTCACCTCCACGAGTGTTCGGACTCAACCACTCGGACTCCCTGAACAGGAGTGACCGGATGGAGGTGGTCACTCCCACACTGGGCAGCAGCAACAACCAGCTCAACTCCTTCCTGCAGGTCTACGTGCCAGACTACTCCATGAGAGCCGCCTCTGACCTGCTCTACATCAAG GTGTCCCGCCAGCAATATCAGAACGCCCTGATGGCATCTCGCATGGACAAGACGCCCCAGTCCACAGACAGCGAGTTCACCAAGATCGAGTTGACCTTCACAGAGCATCAGGATGGACCACTGGACGAGTCGGCCACTCTTTTGACCACCATCACACACAAACCCAACCACAACGACGGGGCTATTTAA